In Candidatus Saganbacteria bacterium, a single window of DNA contains:
- a CDS encoding alpha-amylase family glycosyl hydrolase — MQFKWIHEGPIYQAMVKDHGGFTAIKRRLPYLAERNIKTIWLCGVQENHNGVSPFALTDPLAVEKKYGTEDDLRDLINTGHEKHGFRFIGDSILNHVSRSSALLRSHSDWFLRYPSGWIRYGTDLNNESVDKPFVPGKDCWRFEDTAQFDFLAPGLKQYLIDSGYFMLNLGFDGLRMDAPMALLKNRMKYNWYRGREHEVDKVFRDELLREFIYLMRERRNDACFVAESFQMHKEMISCGIDVAYDPGCVYKAYDVFKRLADVETFDRYLSDICSNGGESSFCMAHFKDGHDIRDTRCNDEGMKKPRNLDPAELKVVATLIATMPGVPMLFNGELEAVRGYGYDREGTSFIDFGNIDGDLASFNYALSKLWRMPLFRQGGTDYLPTRDGWTSGGIRAFARQFNGEKAVVAVNMHSDYAWTAYRSFGVDPLLWGLGDGRKIMVRDMMTGQLFHETSAGDLRTNGLKVGLWPKGSQVLQLIPKD; from the coding sequence ATGCAATTCAAATGGATACATGAAGGGCCGATATATCAGGCGATGGTTAAAGACCATGGAGGTTTTACCGCTATAAAAAGAAGATTGCCTTATCTTGCGGAAAGGAATATAAAGACTATTTGGTTATGCGGCGTCCAAGAGAACCATAACGGGGTCTCGCCCTTCGCCTTAACGGACCCGCTGGCAGTCGAAAAAAAATATGGTACCGAGGACGATCTAAGGGATCTGATCAATACCGGGCATGAAAAGCACGGGTTCAGGTTCATCGGTGATTCCATATTGAACCACGTTTCAAGAAGCAGTGCATTACTAAGGAGCCATTCTGACTGGTTCTTAAGATACCCGAGCGGTTGGATAAGATATGGCACTGACCTTAACAATGAAAGCGTAGATAAGCCTTTTGTGCCGGGAAAAGATTGTTGGAGGTTCGAGGATACGGCGCAATTTGATTTCCTGGCCCCGGGATTAAAACAGTATTTGATAGACTCCGGATATTTCATGCTTAACCTAGGCTTTGACGGGCTGAGGATGGATGCGCCAATGGCGCTCCTAAAAAATAGAATGAAATATAATTGGTACCGGGGCAGAGAACATGAAGTGGATAAAGTGTTCCGGGATGAACTCCTCAGAGAGTTCATATATCTTATGAGGGAAAGAAGAAATGATGCCTGTTTTGTGGCGGAATCTTTTCAGATGCATAAAGAGATGATCTCTTGCGGGATCGATGTGGCCTATGATCCGGGATGCGTATATAAGGCATACGATGTTTTTAAACGTCTTGCAGATGTGGAGACATTCGATAGATATCTCAGCGACATCTGTTCGAATGGAGGTGAAAGTTCGTTCTGCATGGCCCATTTCAAGGACGGACATGATATAAGGGATACCCGCTGCAATGACGAAGGAATGAAAAAACCAAGGAACCTTGACCCTGCCGAGCTCAAGGTGGTGGCGACGCTTATTGCGACCATGCCCGGGGTGCCGATGTTATTCAACGGGGAGCTTGAGGCGGTCAGAGGATACGGCTATGACAGGGAAGGCACTTCTTTTATAGATTTCGGCAACATCGACGGTGACCTTGCCTCTTTCAATTATGCCCTTTCCAAATTGTGGCGCATGCCGCTGTTCAGACAAGGCGGAACCGATTATCTTCCTACAAGGGACGGATGGACATCCGGCGGTATAAGGGCATTTGCGAGGCAGTTCAACGGCGAAAAGGCTGTCGTCGCGGTAAATATGCATTCAGATTACGCGTGGACAGCTTACAGGTCATTTGGTGTCGATCCTCTTCTCTGGGGTCTTGGGGACGGCCGTAAGATCATGGTGCGTGACATGATGACCGGCCAGCTGTTCCATGAGACGTCAGCCGGTGATCTGAGGACGAACGGACTTAAAGTCGGGCTTTGGCCCAAGGGTTCTCAGGTCCTGCAGCTGATACCGAAAGATTGA
- the tadA gene encoding tRNA adenosine(34) deaminase TadA: protein MKHEHFMRSAIKEANKALKTGDVPIGAVAVLDGKVIARAHNEKEKRNDPTAHAELLCLQKAVKKMKTWRLNKVDLYTTLEPCPMCAGAMVLSRIRTLIYGTADPKAGAAGSIMNILKSKRLNHKVKIIKDVCKEDCMDILKDFFRTLRSDKKGRTTTF, encoded by the coding sequence ATGAAACATGAACATTTTATGCGGTCTGCCATCAAAGAGGCCAACAAAGCACTTAAGACCGGCGACGTTCCCATCGGCGCAGTGGCGGTCCTCGACGGCAAGGTCATCGCAAGGGCTCACAACGAGAAAGAAAAAAGGAATGACCCGACCGCCCATGCCGAGCTTCTGTGCCTGCAAAAAGCAGTAAAAAAGATGAAAACATGGAGACTTAACAAGGTCGATCTGTACACAACGCTCGAGCCCTGCCCCATGTGCGCCGGAGCCATGGTCCTTTCAAGGATAAGGACTTTGATCTATGGCACTGCTGACCCGAAAGCCGGGGCTGCGGGAAGCATCATGAACATCTTAAAGAGCAAGCGGTTAAATCACAAGGTAAAAATTATCAAGGACGTTTGCAAAGAAGATTGCATGGATATATTAAAAGATTTCTTCAGAACGTTAAGATCTGATAAAAAGGGGCGAACTACAACTTTTTAG
- the polA gene encoding DNA polymerase I, giving the protein MEKRSNTPVIYLIDGNSLVYRAFYALPDTMKTASGITTNAIYGFTNMLLRLLDDKPDYIAIAFDRPEPTFRHKEYSEYKAQRQKAPDTLRQQFPYIKELISMFSIPVFEMAGFEADDIVATIAKKAEKDGMKAVIVTGDKDTFQLINDSINVLTAVKGITETMLYDSTKVKERFGIEPKFLLDYKSLAGDPSDNIPGIPGVGEKTAVSLISKFGDLESIIKNADTLEGKLKDKIKNNVGIARLSRRLAELVTDMPLDIDFKKLERKEIDWPSVFPLLEKFEFKSLLKKYGKDQTIGLFAQESREKVRQADENTDYKLIENGKDLDSLIGEIRSAGAFAFDTETTSLDTMTAKLIGISISCKLCKASFIPEGIISKFGNAEKLKDIFADSEIKKYGHNLKYDIEILNGHGIEVHGIDFDTMVAAYILDPTAGKFGLKFLGAKYFGKIMTSYEELMLADNAKDIKNTDIEDLKNYACADADITFRLQEVLRKELTEKGLLSIFSNIEVPLIEVLVKMEEDGVSIDEAKLSFLSKDVSKRIERLEIEIYAICGEKFNINSPKQLAEILFNKLKLPKGRKTKTGQSTDASVLESLAGNFEIAQKLLEYRQLAKLQSTYIDALPQMVNKRTGRIHTSFNQIITATGRLSSSDPNLQNIPIRSDLGKMIRDAFVPANDGDMILSADYSQIELRILAHLSKDPELIKDFIEDKDIHSATAADIFGVKFEEVTKEMRTFSKTINFGIVYGMSSYGLAKTLNIKPREAEEYISKYFNKYKGVKAFMDNTILFARKNGYVETLLGRRRYLRNIDSYNQNERQAEERIAVNTPVQGTAADIIKAAMIKIYNRLNVRAGLKPAPLRSKMILQIHDELVFECPKEEVEQVKTLVRDLMSTAVPLDVPVKVDIGVGKSWGQAK; this is encoded by the coding sequence TTGGAGAAAAGATCTAATACGCCCGTAATCTACCTCATAGATGGGAACTCTCTGGTCTACAGGGCTTTCTACGCCCTTCCCGACACGATGAAGACCGCTTCAGGCATCACAACAAACGCAATTTACGGTTTTACTAACATGCTTTTAAGGCTTCTCGATGACAAGCCGGATTACATCGCGATAGCTTTTGACAGGCCGGAACCCACTTTCAGGCACAAAGAATACTCTGAGTACAAAGCCCAGAGGCAGAAAGCTCCCGATACGTTAAGGCAGCAGTTCCCTTACATCAAGGAGTTGATCTCGATGTTTTCGATCCCGGTATTCGAGATGGCCGGTTTTGAAGCTGACGACATCGTGGCCACGATCGCAAAAAAGGCCGAGAAAGACGGGATGAAAGCGGTGATAGTCACGGGAGACAAAGACACTTTTCAGCTCATCAATGACAGTATAAATGTTCTTACCGCGGTAAAAGGCATAACCGAGACCATGCTTTACGACAGCACTAAGGTCAAAGAAAGGTTCGGGATAGAACCCAAATTCCTTCTTGATTATAAATCCCTTGCCGGTGACCCGTCGGATAACATACCCGGAATCCCGGGGGTGGGGGAAAAGACGGCGGTATCCCTGATATCAAAATTCGGTGACCTTGAGTCGATAATAAAGAACGCCGATACTCTTGAAGGTAAACTTAAAGACAAGATAAAAAACAATGTCGGGATCGCCCGTCTTTCAAGAAGGCTGGCCGAACTGGTGACGGACATGCCGCTGGACATAGATTTCAAGAAACTTGAAAGGAAAGAAATAGACTGGCCTTCAGTGTTTCCGCTCCTTGAAAAGTTCGAGTTCAAAAGCCTTCTGAAAAAATACGGCAAGGACCAGACAATCGGTTTGTTCGCACAGGAAAGCAGGGAAAAAGTCAGGCAGGCCGACGAGAATACGGATTATAAGTTGATAGAGAACGGCAAAGACCTCGATTCTCTTATCGGAGAGATCAGATCAGCAGGCGCATTTGCTTTTGATACGGAGACTACATCACTTGATACAATGACTGCCAAGCTTATAGGCATTTCAATATCCTGCAAATTATGCAAGGCTTCTTTTATCCCTGAAGGTATTATTTCAAAGTTTGGAAATGCAGAAAAACTGAAGGATATATTTGCGGACTCAGAAATAAAAAAATACGGCCATAATCTTAAATATGACATAGAGATCCTTAACGGTCACGGCATAGAAGTCCACGGTATAGATTTTGACACTATGGTAGCCGCATATATTCTGGACCCGACTGCAGGGAAATTCGGCTTAAAGTTCCTCGGAGCAAAGTATTTCGGAAAGATCATGACCAGCTATGAAGAGCTCATGCTTGCTGACAATGCAAAGGATATCAAGAACACGGATATTGAAGATCTCAAAAATTATGCCTGTGCCGATGCGGATATCACATTCCGGCTCCAGGAAGTGCTGCGTAAAGAACTGACGGAAAAAGGGCTTCTCAGCATATTTTCAAATATCGAAGTGCCCCTGATCGAGGTCCTTGTGAAGATGGAGGAGGACGGCGTCTCGATCGACGAGGCAAAGCTTTCTTTCCTGTCAAAGGACGTTTCCAAAAGGATCGAACGCCTTGAGATAGAGATATATGCCATCTGCGGCGAGAAGTTCAATATCAACTCTCCAAAACAGCTTGCCGAGATACTTTTTAATAAGCTGAAGCTCCCGAAAGGCAGAAAGACAAAGACGGGACAGTCAACTGACGCGTCAGTCCTTGAATCCCTGGCCGGCAATTTCGAGATTGCGCAAAAACTTCTCGAGTACAGGCAGCTCGCAAAGCTGCAGAGCACTTATATCGACGCGCTTCCCCAGATGGTCAACAAGAGGACGGGAAGGATACACACGTCATTTAACCAGATCATCACGGCGACAGGCCGCCTTTCAAGCAGCGATCCAAACCTGCAGAACATACCGATAAGATCGGACCTCGGCAAGATGATAAGGGATGCTTTTGTTCCTGCAAATGACGGGGACATGATCCTGTCCGCCGATTATTCTCAGATAGAGCTACGCATACTCGCGCACCTCAGTAAAGATCCGGAACTGATAAAGGATTTTATCGAAGACAAGGATATTCACTCCGCTACCGCGGCTGACATATTTGGTGTCAAATTCGAAGAAGTAACAAAGGAGATGAGGACCTTCTCGAAAACGATAAACTTCGGCATTGTTTACGGTATGAGTTCCTACGGTCTCGCGAAAACACTCAACATCAAACCCAGAGAGGCTGAAGAATACATCTCTAAATATTTCAACAAATATAAAGGTGTAAAGGCGTTCATGGACAACACGATTCTTTTTGCAAGAAAGAACGGCTATGTCGAGACCCTTCTCGGCAGGAGAAGGTATTTAAGGAATATCGACAGCTACAACCAGAACGAGAGGCAGGCTGAAGAGAGGATAGCTGTCAACACACCGGTGCAGGGAACAGCCGCCGATATAATCAAAGCGGCTATGATAAAGATCTATAATAGACTGAATGTAAGGGCGGGTTTAAAACCCGCCCCTCTCAGATCAAAAATGATACTTCAGATCCACGATGAGCTTGTGTTCGAATGCCCGAAGGAAGAAGTCGAACAAGTTAAGACGCTTGTCAGGGATCTCATGTCAACGGCCGTTCCTCTTGATGTCCCCGTCAAAGTCGATATCGGTGTTGGGAAAAGCTGGGGCCAGGCGAAGTAA
- the pyrR gene encoding bifunctional pyr operon transcriptional regulator/uracil phosphoribosyltransferase PyrR produces the protein MAKEKIIMDGPDIARAVKKIAHEIIEKNKGAKNIVFVGILEGGYPLAKRIANIIKSAAGENIDVGGIDVSFYRDDLMVKGKNITPKKSDILFSVDKKTVILVDDVLFHGRTVRAALDNLNDYGRPSRVQLAVLIDRGNRELPIQSDFCGKKISTTPDDDVKVYLAENNGTDKVTVK, from the coding sequence ATGGCAAAAGAAAAGATAATAATGGACGGCCCGGATATAGCAAGAGCCGTCAAAAAAATAGCGCATGAGATAATCGAAAAGAACAAAGGCGCCAAGAACATCGTTTTCGTGGGGATTCTTGAAGGCGGCTACCCGCTTGCGAAGAGGATTGCCAATATCATTAAAAGTGCAGCGGGTGAAAACATCGACGTTGGCGGGATCGACGTGTCTTTTTACAGGGACGATCTCATGGTAAAAGGGAAGAATATAACACCGAAAAAATCAGATATCCTATTCTCTGTGGACAAGAAGACCGTTATCCTCGTCGATGATGTGCTTTTCCACGGGAGGACCGTGCGTGCCGCCCTCGACAACCTGAACGATTACGGAAGGCCTTCCAGGGTCCAGCTTGCAGTTCTGATCGACCGCGGCAACCGCGAGCTCCCGATACAGAGCGACTTCTGCGGAAAGAAGATATCCACCACTCCTGATGATGACGTCAAAGTGTATCTTGCTGAAAATAACGGAACAGACAAAGTGACCGTAAAATAG
- the tsf gene encoding translation elongation factor Ts, translated as MAVTPEMVKELREKTGCGMMDCKKALEESGGDMAKAAEHLRKKGLASAAQKAERAACQGIIESYIHLNSNIGVMIELNCETDFVARNPEFKELARDIAMQVCAASPMYVSRESVPQAHLDHEKEIIKAQSKTEGKPEHIIEKMMKGRIEKFYSEVCLVDQLFIKDQDKKISDLIKEKIAKFGENIVIKRFTRYQVGEKI; from the coding sequence ATGGCTGTAACACCCGAGATGGTGAAAGAACTGCGTGAAAAAACGGGCTGTGGGATGATGGACTGCAAAAAAGCCCTTGAAGAGTCCGGGGGCGATATGGCAAAAGCGGCGGAGCATCTCAGAAAAAAAGGCCTTGCCTCAGCGGCTCAAAAAGCGGAAAGAGCGGCCTGCCAGGGCATTATCGAATCTTATATACATCTCAATTCTAATATCGGTGTGATGATCGAGCTGAACTGCGAAACAGATTTTGTCGCTAGGAACCCTGAATTCAAAGAGCTTGCAAGGGATATCGCGATGCAGGTGTGCGCGGCCTCGCCGATGTATGTCTCAAGAGAGTCCGTGCCGCAGGCGCATCTGGACCATGAAAAAGAAATAATAAAGGCCCAGTCAAAGACAGAAGGAAAGCCTGAGCATATCATAGAAAAGATGATGAAAGGCAGGATCGAAAAGTTCTACAGCGAGGTCTGCCTGGTAGATCAGCTTTTCATAAAGGACCAGGATAAAAAGATAAGCGACCTCATAAAAGAAAAGATAGCCAAGTTCGGCGAGAATATAGTAATAAAGCGCTTCACAAGATATCAAGTTGGAGAAAAGATCTAA
- the rpsB gene encoding 30S ribosomal protein S2, with the protein MAVITMRQLLEAGVHFGHQRRFWNPKMKTYIFSSRNDIHVIDLHKSIPLIEKAYQFIKKTVEDKGTVLFVGTKKQAQEAIETEAKRCGMFFVSQRWLGGTLTNFKTLRKNIARLKDIEKMETTGMFEKLPKKEVAKLQKEKAKLDRMLGGIRDMSSLPSVVFIVDTKKEVIAVKEARKLGIPIVGIVDTDSDPEEVDHAIPANDDAIRSVKLLTSIIADAVLDGRQLTEPGQEFGISIEDTPEELAAAIEIEKEEQLQDVSIESFIKIPDKETE; encoded by the coding sequence TTGGCAGTAATAACGATGAGACAATTGCTTGAAGCGGGCGTCCACTTCGGGCACCAGCGAAGGTTCTGGAACCCGAAGATGAAGACATACATTTTTTCGTCAAGGAACGATATCCATGTGATCGATCTCCATAAATCCATACCGCTGATAGAAAAAGCATACCAGTTCATCAAGAAGACCGTCGAGGATAAAGGGACCGTGCTTTTCGTCGGCACAAAAAAACAGGCCCAGGAAGCGATCGAGACGGAAGCAAAAAGGTGCGGCATGTTCTTCGTCAGCCAGAGATGGCTGGGCGGGACGCTCACTAATTTCAAGACGCTCAGAAAAAATATCGCGCGCCTTAAAGACATCGAAAAGATGGAAACGACCGGCATGTTCGAAAAACTCCCGAAAAAAGAGGTCGCAAAGCTCCAGAAGGAAAAAGCAAAACTGGACAGGATGCTGGGGGGAATAAGGGACATGTCATCCCTGCCGTCAGTGGTCTTCATCGTTGACACAAAAAAAGAGGTCATCGCCGTGAAGGAGGCCAGGAAACTGGGCATCCCGATAGTAGGGATAGTCGATACCGACAGCGACCCGGAAGAAGTGGACCACGCCATACCGGCCAACGACGACGCAATAAGATCGGTAAAACTCCTCACATCGATAATCGCGGATGCGGTGCTTGACGGAAGGCAGCTAACGGAACCCGGGCAGGAGTTCGGCATATCGATAGAGGACACGCCCGAAGAGCTCGCTGCGGCCATAGAGATCGAAAAGGAAGAACAGCTGCAGGACGTCAGCATCGAAAGCTTCATCAAAATACCCGACAAAGAAACCGAATAG
- the trxB gene encoding thioredoxin-disulfide reductase has protein sequence MEEVQSIQQLEEILERKGPSFDVIIIGGGPAGLTAAIYSSRSGLKTLLIEKALLGGQASLCPAIENYPGFPSGISGAELSSRLEDQARKFGTEIIWGDVNGISLEGDQKKVGLNDKIFSAKALILASGAEPKKLKIPGEDEFRGRGVSYCATCDGAFYRDKELVVIGGGNSAVSEAIFLTKFASKVGIIHRRSVLRADKVLGDRASFEPRIYFVWDSVPEKINGKDTVTSIEIKNVITGKTSRIETDGVFIYIGEHPNSSLVRGLVDISEDGSVIVDDRMMTSCKGIFAAGDVCRKHLRQIATAVGDGALAADSARKYIENMI, from the coding sequence ATGGAAGAAGTCCAGTCAATACAGCAATTAGAAGAGATCCTTGAGCGAAAAGGCCCTTCTTTCGACGTTATCATAATCGGCGGCGGGCCGGCCGGGCTCACTGCCGCGATATATTCCTCGCGTTCAGGCCTTAAGACGCTTTTAATAGAAAAAGCCCTCCTGGGCGGCCAGGCATCTCTTTGTCCGGCCATCGAAAATTATCCGGGTTTTCCTTCGGGGATATCCGGAGCGGAGCTCTCGTCAAGGCTCGAGGACCAGGCCAGGAAATTCGGGACTGAGATAATCTGGGGCGACGTGAACGGCATTTCGCTGGAGGGCGACCAAAAAAAAGTCGGTCTGAACGATAAGATATTTTCGGCAAAGGCCCTGATATTGGCATCGGGCGCAGAACCAAAAAAACTGAAGATCCCCGGTGAGGACGAGTTCAGGGGAAGGGGAGTATCATATTGCGCGACCTGCGACGGCGCTTTTTACAGGGACAAAGAACTTGTCGTGATAGGGGGAGGCAATTCGGCCGTGTCGGAAGCGATATTCCTGACAAAATTCGCGTCAAAGGTGGGGATCATCCACAGGAGAAGCGTATTAAGGGCCGATAAGGTGCTTGGGGACCGCGCTTCTTTTGAGCCGAGGATCTATTTTGTGTGGGACAGCGTGCCCGAAAAGATCAACGGAAAAGATACGGTCACTTCTATAGAAATAAAGAACGTGATAACGGGAAAAACCTCGAGGATAGAGACCGACGGAGTGTTCATCTATATCGGAGAACATCCCAATTCATCTCTTGTCAGGGGCCTTGTTGATATTTCGGAAGACGGATCCGTAATTGTCGATGACAGGATGATGACGTCATGCAAAGGCATATTTGCCGCCGGGGATGTCTGCCGGAAACATCTGAGGCAGATAGCGACAGCGGTCGGCGACGGTGCACTCGCGGCCGACTCGGCTCGAAAATATATCGAAAACATGATATAA
- the lptC gene encoding LPS export ABC transporter periplasmic protein LptC, with product MNNKFSLFILFILLLGLISVWTVLIPKETVSEKISKTLVEQKKKADMFMKGVTFAEIVDGVKYWEIKSITSQINKTTGVAVLSDIKGSFFKNGIPSVKFVSPTVKWDMNRKEIRIESPLGYDNKFKFETPYLDWSLSSKKLFTDQDVVFEGDGMTVKGKGLSADAGLETMVLKGGPKADISQDGETMEIEARTFEVNGQTGSILASGEAKAERGDLSIRAESLFYDKEKNKASAAGSVRISYKDIRASSDHAVYDVKNNAIFLSGSAKATREDNELTGDKLIIDIKNNKIMIRGRTKVIVDESLLTKEAK from the coding sequence ATGAATAATAAATTCAGCTTATTTATTTTGTTCATTCTATTGCTGGGGCTTATCTCTGTCTGGACTGTCTTAATACCTAAAGAGACCGTTTCGGAAAAGATCTCAAAGACCCTCGTTGAGCAGAAAAAAAAAGCGGATATGTTCATGAAAGGCGTGACCTTCGCGGAGATCGTGGACGGCGTGAAATACTGGGAGATAAAATCCATCACCTCGCAGATAAACAAGACCACGGGCGTCGCGGTGTTGAGCGATATCAAAGGTTCCTTCTTTAAGAACGGCATCCCTTCGGTGAAGTTCGTTTCCCCGACCGTGAAATGGGACATGAACAGGAAAGAGATCAGGATAGAATCGCCTCTGGGATACGATAACAAGTTTAAGTTCGAGACCCCGTACCTTGACTGGTCCCTCAGTTCGAAGAAACTGTTCACCGACCAGGATGTCGTCTTTGAGGGCGACGGGATGACCGTGAAAGGAAAAGGCCTCTCGGCGGACGCCGGCCTTGAAACAATGGTCCTCAAAGGCGGTCCTAAAGCGGATATCAGCCAGGACGGCGAGACCATGGAGATAGAAGCAAGGACATTCGAGGTGAACGGTCAGACCGGTTCGATACTTGCGAGCGGCGAGGCAAAAGCCGAAAGAGGGGACCTTTCTATCAGGGCAGAAAGCCTGTTCTATGATAAGGAAAAGAACAAAGCCTCTGCGGCCGGCTCGGTCCGTATCTCATACAAGGATATCAGGGCCAGCTCTGATCATGCGGTCTATGACGTCAAAAATAACGCCATCTTTCTTTCGGGCTCCGCAAAAGCGACGAGAGAAGATAATGAGCTTACCGGCGACAAGTTGATAATAGACATCAAAAATAATAAAATAATGATCAGGGGCAGGACAAAAGTGATCGTCGACGAGAGCCTCCTTACAAAAGAAGCAAAATAA